The Dreissena polymorpha isolate Duluth1 chromosome 10, UMN_Dpol_1.0, whole genome shotgun sequence genome includes a region encoding these proteins:
- the LOC127847309 gene encoding uncharacterized protein LOC127847309 isoform X1 has protein sequence MLSGKQVSKMYEDKSSRWTVVGCAVSPTGDKLYITNISDNKVLTLARDGSVLATFTDRALHDPCDVHVTPAGQVLVCYKVSSHTIIQVDDEGRKKLATIATKKDGMVSPRSVCYNRHTASILVGLYAANNSILVFKVQ, from the exons ATGCTGAGTGGGAAACAAGTCAGCAAGATGTATGAGGATAAATCAAGTCGTTGGACAG tagtggggtgtgctgtgagtcccacaggggacaagtTGTACATCACAAACATCTCTGATAACAAggtcctcaccctggccagggatggttcAGTCCTGGCCACATTCACTGACCGTGCACTACATGACCCATGTGATGTACACGTgacacctgcaggccaggtgctggtatgTTATAAAGTCTCGTCACACACTATCATACAGGTGGACGATGAGGGCAGAAAGAAGCTGGCCACTATTGCTACAAAGAAGGATGGAATGGTGTCCCcacggtcagtctgctacaacagacaCACTGCGTCCATCCTTGTGGGACTTTATGCCGCCAACAACAGTATCCTGGTGTTCAAAGTGCAATAG